Proteins from a genomic interval of Crassostrea angulata isolate pt1a10 chromosome 7, ASM2561291v2, whole genome shotgun sequence:
- the LOC128156792 gene encoding uncharacterized protein LOC128156792: MKPDYRRVRSPTILNVKMAPERQPEVSEIPKSQRKFQSYIPSSTNKYGWREDLKYYDLKIPKWKYGFADSIRVICGLVPKQQEKYEPFDPFDPKSYKVENCHQRLHFYQRMLDERGWKDPWIRFEVPMWHKINTTRVYTYWQALGRMLVPGIILGIICAQIKGKYFTYHDYEGREEKWKHFKYAKHH; the protein is encoded by the exons ATGAAGCCTGATTATCGTCGGGTTCGGTCACCAACTATTCTCAATGTCAAAATGGCTCCTGAGCGTCAACCTGAGGTGTCCGAAATACCCAAGAGCCAAAGGAAATTTCAGTCTTATATCCCATCTAGCACGAACAAATATGGATGGCGAGAAGATTTGAAGTACTATGATTTGAAAATTCCGAAGTGGAAGTACGGTTTTGCAGATTCAATCCGAGTAATATGCGGGTTGGTGCCAAAACAGCAAGAAAAATATGAGCCCTTTGATCCATTTGATCCTAAATCGTACAAGGTCGAGAACTGCCATCAACGATTGCATTTTTATCAGAGAATGCTAGATGAAAGGGGTTGGAAAGATCCCTGGATAAG ATTCGAAGTTCCTATGTGGCACAAAATTAACACAACTAGAGTCTATACATATTGGCAGGCGTTAGGCAGAATGTTGGTACCGGGAATCATATTGGGAATTATTTGTGCACAAATTAAAGGGAAGTACTTCACTTACCATGATTATGAAGGAAGGGAAGAAAAATGGAAACACTTTAAATATGCAAAACATCATTGA